A stretch of DNA from Paenibacillus sp. FSL W8-0186:
GACGATGGCATGACTTTCAAGCTTGGCTTCTATGTTCACGTACCATTGATTATCGCTGGGAGTGATAAGCAAGCCGCGCTGTGCTCCTGCGTTTTTTATGATAAGCTGCATGAATTGCTCTGCGATTTGTTCCCCGTTCATATGGTCTGCGAATATTTCAGACGCTTGAACGATAGCGGCCAAATCCAAAACTTGAGGATAACTGACAATATTATCGGTGACAACCAGTGTAGTCCGCTGAGCTTGTACGTGATGATCTCCTGAAGAAAAGGTTATTTCCTTCTTATGCCTGGGTAGTCCGGTATTTGGCGGATCGTTCCCCCCGCTTACGTCTATCCACCATTTCTCCCGGACAACACTGCTGTTCCCGTTCTCTAATAAAGCATGCTCGCCTAGCTGCTCCAAAACGGCTTTCATGCTTGGATAACGACTGTCTGGGTTCTTAGCCAGCATTTTCATGACGATATCCGAGATGAGCGGAGGAACCATCTGATTTGTTTCATATAATGGCACTGGCTGCCGGGCCAGATGGGCGTGCGCCCAATCTAGCGCTCCTCGTGCCGTGAAAGGAAGCCTGCTGGCAAATAATTCATAGAAGGCCATCCCCAAAGAATAGATATCCGATCGAACGTCAACCGGATAATCCATTCGTCCCGTCTGCTCTGGCGACATATATACCGGATTTCCTTCCAAGCTGCTCTGGCCTTGCTCCTTCCGTTCATTCATTTGTACGGCATATCCAAATCCAGTCAGGAACACTTCATCCGTATGACGCTGAATGAGCAAGGTGTCGGGCCTGATATTTAAATGAAGCACTTGCCGGTCATGAAGCTCCTGCAAGCGTGTCACGACGTTCTTCATGATATGAATATACAGATCAGGTGTCACAGCCACCATGGACCAATAATCCCGTAAGGTTAAAGCGTAAATCGGTTCATACTCCAGCACCATCACATTTTTAAAATTCATATAGGAAGTAGGCTTGAGAAGACCCTTCATATCCAGCTCGCTCAAAAAGTTAAACTCATGAATAAGCTTGGCGTTTTCAATCGTTGTGCTTCTGCCGTTTTTAACGATTTTTAATAACACGTGCTTAGACGTCTGTTCTATAGCGCCAAATGCAACTAAAAGATAAGAATCCTCGTAAACCGTCCGTGTGATCGAGTAACCGGGAATGTTTATCATTACGCTACAATCCTTTTTAACTGTGATATACCTCATTATAAACTAAAACGGTCAGCCTAATAGATTCTGAGCGTAAAAATCCTCGTCAATTTCGAAAAAAAAAGAGCCTCCCGGGCTCCCATAAATAAGGACTATGTTCCTCTTACAGCGTTACCAGCCTGCGCCGCCGTCTTCTCCGTCTTTCCAGCAGCAAGATGGCAAGCAAATCAAACAGCACGAGCGGAATGATAAACGGAGCAAACGCTGCATGGGCCTTGCTGCCCCGCTCATGGACGGACGACACTTGAAGGTACAGCTTATTCCCGCTTACCTTGACGATTTTACCGTACAGCACCGCCCCGGTCTTTGTTTTGATTTTGACCCGCTTATTCAAATGCTTCCTCGCCTGATCACTGATCTTCACCAAGCTATATCACCTCCCCGGCTCATGACACAATATACGCGTCATTTGCCGGGGGAGTGTGGACGATTGCCCAACATACAAGATATATCATCCTCAAGAGGAAACGGCTTGTCCTTCCCGCTCGGTACGAGCCTGCTCCAGCTTCAGCATGCTCCGATGGGCCAAATACAAAAATGGGACGCCGGCAAAGGTCGCCAATCCAAGGAGAGCAAAGATAAGCTGCGACGAGGCAACCCCCAGGCCCTGGAGCAGAAAGCCGCCCAGTAAAGGCGCCAAGACCATTCCCAGATTATTAAAACCAAACATGCCAAAGTACGCTCCCCGCAGCTCAGGCTCCGCTATGCGATCGACAAGCACATCCGTTGCCGTGAATACCAGCACTTCGCCTACCGTAAATATAACGACGCATATCATTAAAAAGGGAAGTGTATCCGACATCCCGAAAAAAATAAGGCTTGCTCCTGTGAATAAATTACCAGCAATGATCGGCAGTGCCGGTGCAAAGCGGGCAGCCAGCCGAACGAGAGGATATTGAACCGCCAGCACGACTACCGCATTGAGCGATATCAGGTAACTGAACCATTTGACTCCCTCCTCGATTCGCGGGCTCATCTCCATATACTGCGCCAGTGTCGAGTCGAAATGTCCATAACCGAGCACGCAGAAAATCATCCCGATCAGCACCAGCATAAATGTCCGGTTTCCGCTCGTCGCTTTCAAAGCCCCGCCGATGCTAAGCCGCTGCTCATTTCCTGTGCTCGCCTGTCCAAGCTCGTGATAACGCCAAAATTGTACGACCAGACAGATGCCATAACAGGCGTATACTACAGCAGCTATTAAAAACACACTGTTGGAATCGGAAGCGCCTACCTGCAGTCCGAGCAGCGGTCCGATGACAACCCCAATGTTAATGGCCGCATACCGCAGATTGAATACGAGCAGCTTGCTTTCCTTGGGGGTAATATCGGCAAGAAGCGCGCGGGAAGTAGGCTCGAACGTCGCCCTGCACAAACCGTTTAAAGCATTCATAATGAAGAAAATCCATATTTTATTCGCAAATGCAAATCCTACAAACACGAGCACCCAACCGAAAATCGCAATGAAGAGCACTTTTTTGCGCCCGATAACATCGGAGATATAACCGCCGTTAAAGCTGGCAAATACGCCAATCAGCGAGCTAACAGCTACGACGATCCCTGTCTCTGCCGGCGTAGCTCCCATGGAGCGGATCAGATAAATCGACAAGAACGGGATGCTCATCGAAATTGCAGTACGGCCAAAAATCGTGCCGATGATGATCGTCCAGGACAACGGGTGAATTTGTTTCAAATGAGCGTTCATTTATGCGCCTTCTTTATTTACAATTTATTCAAAACTATTCAACCATTTAACTCTTATTTTTTTAAACTGTCAAGATCTATGCCAGACTGCGAATGTGGTAAAATGAAGTCCAATCCATAGTCCAATTCCTGGGAACTAAAAGAATAGGAAGGTAACCTTTATGAATCAAAACATACTGCTTGTAGAAGACGATGGTTCGATCAGCGAAATGGTTATTAATTGCTTATCCAAAGAAGGGTTCTCTATTACGCTCGCCCGCGACGGGGAGGAGGCCCTGCGCTTATTCGGCGAGCAGAGCTATGCGCTTGTGCTGCTGGATCTCATGCTGCCTTACTTAAATGGCATGGATTTCCTCAAGAAAATCAGGGAGCATAGCCGGGTCCCCGTGCTCATTGTGTCAGCGAAGGATAGTGAAGTAGATAAAGCGCTGGGACTTGGCTTTGGAGCGGACGATTACATCGCCAAGCCTTTCTCCTTGATTGAATTGACCGCCCGCGTCAAAGCCGCAATTCGGCGGGCGACGGAGTATTCGGATGCGGGAGGCTCCGCTTCCCACAGCCCGAAGATCATCACCGTGAAGGACATGACCATGGATATCGACAATATCCGGCTGACCAAACATGGGCGTGAAATTCATCTGACCGCTAAAGAGTGGAGCATCCTGAAGCTGCTGTTTACCTATCCGAGAAAGATATTCACTAAAGAGCAGATCTACCGCTCTGTTTGGGGAGACGAGTACTACGGCGATGAGAACATGATTAACGTTCATATAAGCCGGCTGCGCGACAAAATCGAGGACCATCCTTCCTCCCCGCAATATATCAAGACCATATGGGGCATCGGCTACAAATTGGGGGATTTTCAGGAATGACCGCTTTACTGTGGCTTTTGACCGCCCTTCTTGCCGGATCGATCGGCTGGAACCTGATTCAATTTGCCGCGCGGAAGAAGCGTGATGCCAGCCTAGCGGAGATATCCAGCAAGTTAAGACGCATTGTCGCTAATGAAACCTCTGAACGGCTGCTGCTCTTTACCGATGATAAGTATTTGCAAGAGCTGGTCCAAGACATCGAGGGGGTATTGTCCAGCAGCCAGAAAATGGCAGTTCGGTACGCCAGAACCGAGCAGTCCATGCGAAAAATGCTGGCGAATATTTCGCATGATTTAAAGACGCCGCTCACCGTCATTCTGGGATACGTCGAAATGATTCAAGCCGATCCTGCCATGGATGAAGCCGAACGAAGCCGCCTGTTTCGCCACGTACAGCACAAAACGACTGAAATCATTGCGTTGATCCATTCTTTTTTTGACCTGGCGAAATTGGAATCCGGGGACCGGCAGATTGAGACCATGAAAGTACATATGAATGAAATTTGCCGTAAAAATATATTGTCCTTGTACGAGTGGGTTCAATCCAGCGGGATGGAAGCCGTTATCGACATTCCCGACCACCCTATATACGCCTATGGAAATGAGGAAGCATTAGAAAGAGTCTTAAACAATCTGCTCTCCAACGCGATCCGATACGGACATGACGGGGGAGTGCTTGGTCTGGCCCTTGCTGCGGACGAAACCCACGTGACGATAGAAGTATGGGACCGGGGCAAAGGCATTCAGGAGCAGAATCTGGAGCGCGTATTTGAGCGCATGTTTACGCTCGAGGAATCAAGGAATCGCGCCTTCCAAGGCAGCGGACTGGGTCTGACGATTACCAAAAGACTGGTGGAGGCGATGGACGGATCGATTACGCTGAGCAGCGTACCCTTCCAGAAGACGGTATTCACAATCATGCTGTATCGCGCGGCCGAGACAAATGTAAGATTTTCTTAAGATTTATATCACAAATAAGATAATTTCTGCAGCTAGAATGAGTTCGTAAGATCACGGAAGGAGCCATGCCAATGGAATATATTATTCAGACCCGCGGGCTGAGCAAAGCCTACAAAGGGAAAGAAACCATCAGCAATGTGAATATGAAGGTTCGACGGGGAGAGATTTACGGTTTCCTCGGGCCAAACGGCGCAGGTAAAACCACCATTATGAAGATGCTGACCAATCTCGTAAAACCCACGACAGGGGAGATTCTGCTGTTCAACGAACGATTGACGGCTGCTTCCTACGAAGTGTTGGGACGGCTTGGCAGCATCATCGAGTACCCGATATTTTATGAGAAGATGACAGCTGTGCAAAACTTGGAGCTGCATGGCGAATATATGGGCTACCATAACAAGCAGGCCATTCAGGAAGCTCTGGATATGGTCCATTTAAGAGATACCGGCCAGAAACCGGTGAAGGAATTTTCTCTGGGCATGAAGCAGCGGCTCGGCATTGCCAGGGCGATCATGACCAAACCCGAACTGCTCATTCTGGATGAGCCGATAAACGGGCTTGATCCGTTAGGAATTCAGGAAATGCGGCAATTGTTCCGAACCTTGAGCAGGGAGTACGGAATTACCCTGTTAATCTCCACTCATCTGCTGGCCGAAATCGAGCAGATTGCAGATACGATCGGTGTAATCAGCGACGGACGGCTAATTGATGAAGTGTCCATGGAAAGCATTCGGGGACAAAATACGGAGTTTATCGAGTTAATTACAGCTGAACCCAGCCGGGCGGCCGCCATTTTGGATCACCAGCTGCGGATTTCCAATTTCAAAGTGCTGCATGACCGGATCATTCGCGTTTACGATCCGTCGATAGGTCAAGGGGAGATTGTTCGGGCATTAGTGCAACAGAACATCGAAATCGAGGCGATCAACAAGAAATCGATGTCCCTGGAGGAATATTTCCTGGATCTGATCCAACGCAGCAACAACCATATGAAGGGGGCATCATAAATGATCAAGCTTATGAAGATGGAGCTGAAAAAGCATTCGCTGGGGTGGTATTTCAGCAGTGCGTTTGTCGCCAGCCTGTGCAGCATAGCCCTACTCGTATTGATTAATTATGTAGAAACGCCAAGTGAAGTTCCCCTAAGAGATTTAGATGAGGCTTTGGTTATCGTCGGAGCTTTTGCGAGAGTAACCTGCGTCATTCTAAGCGGAGTACTGGTAGCTAAGCTAATCGTTGAAGAATACAAGAACAAGACCATCTTCATCCTCTTCTCTTATCCGATTAGCCGTAAAAAATTGCTCGGTGCGAAGCTGCTGTTCATCACGATCTTAACTTTCATCACCGTCTTTGTGACCAATTTGTTATCCGCAGGCTTGCTGATGCTGCTCAATTCTTACCTTCATTTCATTCCCGGTAACGCAGATACGGCCTTCTTGCTTAAGCAGCTGTTATCGATGCTCACCTTCTCGGTTGCTACGGCGGGCACCAGCATAATTCCCCTGTATTTCGGCATGCGCAAGCATTCTGTACCTGCGACGATTGTATCCGCCATTGTTATCGTTGCGCTAATCAGCTCGCACAATCCGGAGTTCTCGATCGCCTCGATCGTTTACGTCCCGTTGGCCCTGGCTGTTGTCGGCGTGCTTATAGCCGCTTGGACGATTCGTAACGTGGAGACAGCCGACGTCGGGTAGAATCATCTAAAACTACCGCTTAACGCTGCTGCTTGTCGCGGTTTGCCTTCATTTTTTCGTGAAGCACATCCTTGAACCGGACGGACTTGCGGGGATCGTCATTTTTCCTGGAAAAAGGCATAATCGGTGATCTTGGATGCTGGGAGTAATAGGGCAATGCGCCATGAACGATAATGTCCATACTGTTCTCGCTCCTTTCATCGCTTTGGTGTTACTTAACCCGTTACCGCATGCTTTAAACTTATTACGTGGAAAAAGGGAATAAAGTTGCAGTTCAGGCGGACGTGGATAATTCATTGTTCCGCCTTATCTGTATTGTAGGTATATTGTGGAACATGGTACATTAGACTTAACTAGTTAACTAATTGGAGCATTGGATGTGACCTAAGATGTCGAATATGGAGATTCGTCCGGTTCAGAGCCGCGCCGAGCTGGAAGAGGTCTATAATTTGCTGGAAACCTGTTTTCCAATCAGCAAATCTTATTTTCAATCCCGTCTTGACCACTATACCGCTTACCGCTCTGATACTACCTGGGTAGCTGTTGTGGATGGCGTCATCGCTTCAACGGTTCAAATTTTCCCTTATATTTGCCGCGTAGAGGATGTAACACTCAAGGTGGCCGGTATCGGCAGCGTTGCGACAAAACCAGAATACCGCGGGCAAGGACTAGGTCTGCAAATTTTGCAAAAGCTAACGGAATGGATGGCGCAGGAAGGTTACGATTTATCGTTGCTCTTCGCGAGCATCCATCCTTTTTATGAGAAATTGGGCTGGACCATTGTCCCGGAAACGGAATATCGGCTGCCTGCGGAGCAATTCTATTCCCGAATCAGTCTAGCATCGCCGGATTCGGATACGGCTGCGCATTCCCCTTATTGGGTCAAGCCTCTCGAGCTGTCCGGCGATCTGAAGCAGGTCGCCGCCATTTATGAGCAAACCAATCAGAAACGCACCTTATCACGGGTGCGGGATTCCGTCTACTGGCAGGACGTGCGGCAGTCGGCGGAATGGCTGGAAGGCACCTGGTCCGCAGCTCTGCTGGATGGGGCCATTGCTGCCTACGGCCGCCTGGGGCGGCGAAATCCGTGGGATAACGAAGCCATCGCCCTTGAGGAGCTCTGCTATTTGCCGGGACATGAGTCTGCCATCCTGCCGATACTATCCCATTTAGCTGCACAGCACCCGGATATAAAGACATGGAAGTTCAGGCTGCCGCCTGATCACGCTTTGCTGCCGCTTCTGAAGGAATGGGATGCGGAGCAGACAGCTTCGGATCTGATGATGTGGAAAATGATCCGGCTGACCGAAA
This window harbors:
- a CDS encoding LuxR C-terminal-related transcriptional regulator, translated to MINIPGYSITRTVYEDSYLLVAFGAIEQTSKHVLLKIVKNGRSTTIENAKLIHEFNFLSELDMKGLLKPTSYMNFKNVMVLEYEPIYALTLRDYWSMVAVTPDLYIHIMKNVVTRLQELHDRQVLHLNIRPDTLLIQRHTDEVFLTGFGYAVQMNERKEQGQSSLEGNPVYMSPEQTGRMDYPVDVRSDIYSLGMAFYELFASRLPFTARGALDWAHAHLARQPVPLYETNQMVPPLISDIVMKMLAKNPDSRYPSMKAVLEQLGEHALLENGNSSVVREKWWIDVSGGNDPPNTGLPRHKKEITFSSGDHHVQAQRTTLVVTDNIVSYPQVLDLAAIVQASEIFADHMNGEQIAEQFMQLIIKNAGAQRGLLITPSDNQWYVNIEAKLESHAIVSSLQHIPIDTYPYIRRELVAGALQDKTIMQAAETREACLKTSLAAGSKIGGTALCMPIVSHNEVHALLYMENLLTTEYFAAERFHVINNLASQALFVLKSRSSAFAVGAQHDHDRVIELDGQAEIRRALTTREQEVLKLVSEGLSNKEIAATLTVTSETVKTHLKNIFEKLKVDRRMKAAAIAKTIGLLDEEERR
- a CDS encoding MFS transporter encodes the protein MNAHLKQIHPLSWTIIIGTIFGRTAISMSIPFLSIYLIRSMGATPAETGIVVAVSSLIGVFASFNGGYISDVIGRKKVLFIAIFGWVLVFVGFAFANKIWIFFIMNALNGLCRATFEPTSRALLADITPKESKLLVFNLRYAAINIGVVIGPLLGLQVGASDSNSVFLIAAVVYACYGICLVVQFWRYHELGQASTGNEQRLSIGGALKATSGNRTFMLVLIGMIFCVLGYGHFDSTLAQYMEMSPRIEEGVKWFSYLISLNAVVVLAVQYPLVRLAARFAPALPIIAGNLFTGASLIFFGMSDTLPFLMICVVIFTVGEVLVFTATDVLVDRIAEPELRGAYFGMFGFNNLGMVLAPLLGGFLLQGLGVASSQLIFALLGLATFAGVPFLYLAHRSMLKLEQARTEREGQAVSS
- a CDS encoding response regulator transcription factor, with the translated sequence MNQNILLVEDDGSISEMVINCLSKEGFSITLARDGEEALRLFGEQSYALVLLDLMLPYLNGMDFLKKIREHSRVPVLIVSAKDSEVDKALGLGFGADDYIAKPFSLIELTARVKAAIRRATEYSDAGGSASHSPKIITVKDMTMDIDNIRLTKHGREIHLTAKEWSILKLLFTYPRKIFTKEQIYRSVWGDEYYGDENMINVHISRLRDKIEDHPSSPQYIKTIWGIGYKLGDFQE
- a CDS encoding sensor histidine kinase, which translates into the protein MTALLWLLTALLAGSIGWNLIQFAARKKRDASLAEISSKLRRIVANETSERLLLFTDDKYLQELVQDIEGVLSSSQKMAVRYARTEQSMRKMLANISHDLKTPLTVILGYVEMIQADPAMDEAERSRLFRHVQHKTTEIIALIHSFFDLAKLESGDRQIETMKVHMNEICRKNILSLYEWVQSSGMEAVIDIPDHPIYAYGNEEALERVLNNLLSNAIRYGHDGGVLGLALAADETHVTIEVWDRGKGIQEQNLERVFERMFTLEESRNRAFQGSGLGLTITKRLVEAMDGSITLSSVPFQKTVFTIMLYRAAETNVRFS
- a CDS encoding ABC transporter ATP-binding protein gives rise to the protein MEYIIQTRGLSKAYKGKETISNVNMKVRRGEIYGFLGPNGAGKTTIMKMLTNLVKPTTGEILLFNERLTAASYEVLGRLGSIIEYPIFYEKMTAVQNLELHGEYMGYHNKQAIQEALDMVHLRDTGQKPVKEFSLGMKQRLGIARAIMTKPELLILDEPINGLDPLGIQEMRQLFRTLSREYGITLLISTHLLAEIEQIADTIGVISDGRLIDEVSMESIRGQNTEFIELITAEPSRAAAILDHQLRISNFKVLHDRIIRVYDPSIGQGEIVRALVQQNIEIEAINKKSMSLEEYFLDLIQRSNNHMKGAS
- a CDS encoding ABC transporter permease, yielding MIKLMKMELKKHSLGWYFSSAFVASLCSIALLVLINYVETPSEVPLRDLDEALVIVGAFARVTCVILSGVLVAKLIVEEYKNKTIFILFSYPISRKKLLGAKLLFITILTFITVFVTNLLSAGLLMLLNSYLHFIPGNADTAFLLKQLLSMLTFSVATAGTSIIPLYFGMRKHSVPATIVSAIVIVALISSHNPEFSIASIVYVPLALAVVGVLIAAWTIRNVETADVG
- a CDS encoding GNAT family N-acetyltransferase; amino-acid sequence: MSNMEIRPVQSRAELEEVYNLLETCFPISKSYFQSRLDHYTAYRSDTTWVAVVDGVIASTVQIFPYICRVEDVTLKVAGIGSVATKPEYRGQGLGLQILQKLTEWMAQEGYDLSLLFASIHPFYEKLGWTIVPETEYRLPAEQFYSRISLASPDSDTAAHSPYWVKPLELSGDLKQVAAIYEQTNQKRTLSRVRDSVYWQDVRQSAEWLEGTWSAALLDGAIAAYGRLGRRNPWDNEAIALEELCYLPGHESAILPILSHLAAQHPDIKTWKFRLPPDHALLPLLKEWDAEQTASDLMMWKMIRLTETLQIMKPVLERRLREESVGSFRLALRCAEQSALLIYEEEHLAIVANYDSGKAATLEFQQPGLVTMLLHGYNSDITVDYCPGEQLEPEVHPPVNELLQIMFPFQNSVFYLTDKF